The Chiloscyllium punctatum isolate Juve2018m chromosome 30, sChiPun1.3, whole genome shotgun sequence genome includes a region encoding these proteins:
- the LOC140455272 gene encoding zinc-binding protein A33-like translates to MDSRQQLLSLTEEAICPICLDFFTDPVTLDCGHNFCRSCITQSWEKQEINSCPECRQEFPDRNLRGNRALANLAEKARKLKVNPQEKERKHHCEEHQEELKLFCETDKKLICEICRDSPEHKSHNFIPVKEAVGIYKDRVKSSLDSLTGKKSAALEIEQQQKQKISQIQEESSSLQTHIKSEFTKMHQMLTEKEQSLLRDLREQEENILKPMEEHLQEIQGNLNSIQEKLSKLEKQLEHTDGVIFLKEQTSRKRRISEEFNMLSLTDGILSTQTFYSLFPFLVWKEMQEATQPVSMTLDVETANPQLEVSEDLKSLRLTRSRRSLPDTEKRFTNCLCALGSEGFTSGRHYWEVEVVNWSWSLGVASESVERKRGVSLIPENGFWTMGRDGDQFYINSSPRSPLLIDQFPRKVGVYLSYESGTVSFYNADTKSHLHTFTGNKFTGKLYPFFWTWDKNLFLRICC, encoded by the exons ATGGATTCCAGACAGCAGCTCCTGAGTTTGACCGAGGAGGCAATTTGTCCCATTTGTCTGGATTTCTTCACCGATCCGGTTACACTGGATTGTGGACACAACTTCTGCCGCTCCTGTATCACCCAGAGTTGGGAAAAGCAGGAGATAAACTCCTGCCCGGAATGTCGACAGGAGTTTCCGGACAGAAACCTCAGAGGAAACCGGGCCTTAGCGAATCTGGCGGAGAAAGCTCGAAAATTAAAGGTGAATCCACAAGAGAAGGAAAGGAAACATCACTGTGAGGAACATCAGGAAGAACTGAAGCTGTTTTGTGAAACTGACAAGAAATTGATCTGTGAGATTTGTAGAGATTCCCCGGAACACAAATCTCACAACTTCATCCCGGTTAAAGAAGCTGTTGGAATCTACAAG GATCGGGTGAAATCTTCCTTGGATTCTCTCACAGGGAAGAAATCGGCGGCTCTAGAAATagagcagcagcagaaacagaagatTTCCCAAATTCAG GAGGAATCCAGCAGCCTGCAGACCCACATCAAATCTGAGTTCACTAAAATGCACCAGATGCTGACTGAGAAAGAGCAGAGTTTACTCCGAGATCTCAGGGAACAAGAGGAAAACATTCTCAAACCAATGGAGGAACATCTTCAAGAAATTCAAGGGAATTTAAATTCTATTCAGGAGAAACTTTCAAAGTTGGAAAAACAGCTGGAACACACAGACGGAGTGATATTTCTGAAG GAGCAAACATCTCGGAAGAGGAG GATTAGTGAAGAGTTTAATATGCTCTCACTGACGGATGGTATCCTCTCCACACAAACATTCTACAGCCTCTTCCCATTTCTTGTGTGGAAAGAAATGCAGGAAGCCACTCAACCTG tctctatGACCCTGGATGTGGAAACAGCGAATCCCCAGCTCGAGGTCTCTGAGGATCTGAAGAGTTTGAGATTGACCCGGAGCCGAAGGAGTCTCCCTGACACCGAAAAGAGGTTTACAAACTGTCTCTGTGCCCTGGGATCAGAGGGATTCACATCGGGGAGACATTACTGGGAGGTGGAAGTGGTGAATTGGAGCTGGAGTCTGGGAGTAGCCTCAGAGTCTgtggagaggaagagaggggtcagtctgatcccGGAGAATGGATTCTGGACCATGGGGCGGGATGGGGATCAGTTTTATATAAACTCTTCTCCTCGATCCCCTCTCCTTATCGATCAGTTCCCCAGGAAGGTGGGAGTTTATCTCAGTTATGAATCTGGGACAGTTTCATTTTACAACGCGGACACCAAGTCCCATCTCCACACCTTCACTGGAAATAAATTCACTGGGAAACTTTATCCTTTCTTCTGGACTTGGGATAAAAACCTGTTTCTGAGAATCTGTTGTTAA